DNA from Leucobacter aridicollis:
CCGCAGGGTCGGCGCCGAGAAGCTCATCATGGGCACCGACTGGCCTGGCAACCACTTCGATCTCGAGCGCGCCAAGATCAAACGGGCCATCTCCGATGAGGCAGACCGCGCCCTGGTGGAAGGGCTTAACCTCGCACGTCTCCTGCGCATCGAGGGCGTGACCCCGTGAGTGCAGCTACGGCGCCAGCCCTCCTGGTTGAAGACGTCGCCGTCGAATTCAAGACCGCGAGCGGCACCTATCTCGCGCTCCAGGGAATAGACATTGAGATCCCACAGGGCGGGTTCACCACCTTGCTCGGGCCCTCGGGGTGTGGGAAGTCGACACTGCTGCGCACAATTGCCGACATCATTGCACCGACACGGGGCACGCTGAATCTCTTCGGCCAAACACCCCGTGAAGCAAGGCTCGACGGTGCGTTCGGTTTTGTTTTTCAAGACCCGGTGCTACTGCCGTGGCGCACTTGCCTGGAGAACGTAGCCCTTCCACTGCAGGTTGCGAAGGTGCCTCGGGTAGAGCGCACCGAACGGGCCCGAGCAATGCTCGCACTCGTCGGCCTTGAGGGATTCGAAGACCGCATGCCCTCACAGATCTCGGGGGGCATGGCCAGACGCGTAGCCATCGCTCGCGCGCTCGTACTCTCACCCCGAATCCTGTTTCTCGATGAGCCCTTCAACGGTCTCGATGAGTTGCGGCGCAGGCAGCTGAACGAGGAGTTGCAGCGAATCTGGCTCGAGTCAGGCACCACCGCGATCCTCGTCACCCACAACGTGAGCGAAGCGGTCTTCATGTCGGATCGCGTGCTCGTGATGGGCCGAAACCCGGGCAGGATCATTGCGGACGAGACGATCAGCCTGCCGCGGCCACGCACCCAGGACCTCACCAGAGCATCCGAATTCCTCGAGTACGAGGACCGCCTCACTTCGCTGCTGACCGATGCCTATCGGGGTCTCGATGACTAAGGTGAAAAAGTACCTCGTCCCGGTGATGGTGTACCTATCGATTTTCGTCGCGTGGGAACTGCTGGGGCGGGGCCGCACCGACCCGACATCGCCGCTCATCGCGCCCTCGGAGATCCTCACGACGATCTGGGACAAGCGCGTGGCGTTGAGCATCAACACGCTCACCACCCTGGGTGAGACCGTTGCGGGCCTCGGGCTGGCGATCGCTCTCGGCACCGTGCTCGCTCTTATGATCGACCGATTTCGCCTGCTTGGCGAGGGCATCTACCGGTTTGCGCTCATCATCTATTCCATCCCACTCATCGCGCTGGCGCCTGCACTTGTCGCAGCACTGGGTCTCGGCGTCTGGAGCAAGATCGCCATCGCCATGCTGGGTGCTTACTTCCCCATTGTGGTGAACATCACTACCGCGCTCCGCACACAGGACCCGCGGATACTCGAGCTCGGGAAGGTACTCAACCAGAACTACGTGAGCACTCTCGTGAATTTGCGCGCTCCGGCGGTGGCCCCCGACTTTCTCGCCTCGTTGAAAATCGCTGCCCCCGCAGCCTTCATCGCCGCGATCATCGCCGAATGGATCGGCGCGGAATCGGGGCTCGGACTGGCGATGATGCATGCAATGTTCGGTTACAAGATGGCGGACCTCTGGGCGATCGTGGTCCTCGCGACCGCGATCAACGGACTCATCATCTTGCTGTTCGGAGTGATCGCGCGAGTGGCAACACCCTGGCACGAAAGCTCACAGCGGAGGGCTGAAGTATGACACTGACGCGAAACATTCTCGTTCCCAAGCGCACTCGGAAGCGCGTGAACTGGGACGACCTGCGCTCCACCCTGCTGGTACTCGTCTCGGTGATAGTGGTGTGGCAGGGCGCCGTCACGGTGTTCGGGGTCCCCAGCTTTATTCTCCCTGCCCCGCTCGACATCATCACGCACGCGGACTGGCCGGACACGCTACGGGCCCTCGGCCAGACAAGCGTTTCGACTGCACTCGGGTTCGTCGCCGGCAACGCGGTCGGCTACATCGGCGCTCTGCTCATCTCGGCATCGCCTACGCTGTCGCGCATTATCTTTCCCGGAGCCATCGTGTTCCGATCAATTCCGGTCGTGGCACTGGCCCCGTTCATCACGCTCGCTGTCGGGCGTGGTGCCGCCGCCACTGTGGTCGTCGCTGCACTCATCGTATTCTTCCCCACGCTCATCAACTCTCTGCAGGGTCTGCGCTCGGTGCGCACGGAATCGCTCGAACTCATGCGCATCCTGAATGCCTCCCGCCTGACGACCTACCTCCGCGTACGCATTCCGGCGTCGATGCCCTCATTCTTCAGCGCCCTCAGGATCGCGGCGCCGAACGCGGTCCTCGGTGTCATGACCGCCGAGTGGATTGTGGGCGGTGGTCTCGGAAACCTCGTGATCACCTCCTGGCTGGCGTTGAGGATGCCGACAATGTGGTCGGCAGTGCTCGCGTCGGCAGTGCTCGCCGCGGTGCTGTTCTCAGTCGTCTCCCTGTGCGAGCGTTCTGTCGTGAGATGGGCGCGATCACAATGACGAGCACTCTCTTCCGCTGCGAAGCGCTCTACCCGCGAGCCGGCGAGGACATCGGCTTCGATCGGGGCGTTGCAGTCCGCGACAATCGAGTCATAGAGGTCAGCGGATTCTCCTCGATGCGGGAGAGACACATGTCGGCAGAGATTATCGACCTACCGGGGCTCACGCTGCCAGGCTTCGTCGACGCGCACAGTCATCTACGTAGCCGAGCAGCAGTGCAGCAGGCCACCATGCCTGATCGCAGGCTC
Protein-coding regions in this window:
- a CDS encoding ABC transporter permease, which translates into the protein MTLTRNILVPKRTRKRVNWDDLRSTLLVLVSVIVVWQGAVTVFGVPSFILPAPLDIITHADWPDTLRALGQTSVSTALGFVAGNAVGYIGALLISASPTLSRIIFPGAIVFRSIPVVALAPFITLAVGRGAAATVVVAALIVFFPTLINSLQGLRSVRTESLELMRILNASRLTTYLRVRIPASMPSFFSALRIAAPNAVLGVMTAEWIVGGGLGNLVITSWLALRMPTMWSAVLASAVLAAVLFSVVSLCERSVVRWARSQ
- a CDS encoding ABC transporter permease is translated as MTKVKKYLVPVMVYLSIFVAWELLGRGRTDPTSPLIAPSEILTTIWDKRVALSINTLTTLGETVAGLGLAIALGTVLALMIDRFRLLGEGIYRFALIIYSIPLIALAPALVAALGLGVWSKIAIAMLGAYFPIVVNITTALRTQDPRILELGKVLNQNYVSTLVNLRAPAVAPDFLASLKIAAPAAFIAAIIAEWIGAESGLGLAMMHAMFGYKMADLWAIVVLATAINGLIILLFGVIARVATPWHESSQRRAEV
- a CDS encoding ABC transporter ATP-binding protein — encoded protein: MSAATAPALLVEDVAVEFKTASGTYLALQGIDIEIPQGGFTTLLGPSGCGKSTLLRTIADIIAPTRGTLNLFGQTPREARLDGAFGFVFQDPVLLPWRTCLENVALPLQVAKVPRVERTERARAMLALVGLEGFEDRMPSQISGGMARRVAIARALVLSPRILFLDEPFNGLDELRRRQLNEELQRIWLESGTTAILVTHNVSEAVFMSDRVLVMGRNPGRIIADETISLPRPRTQDLTRASEFLEYEDRLTSLLTDAYRGLDD